In Candidatus Tanganyikabacteria bacterium, the sequence ATCGCGGCCGGCACGGAGGCCGGCCCCACCCGTTGCATCGGTGGCGCAGGCCTCCGTGCCTGCGTCCGATAGGCGCCAGGTCATTTGAGCGCCGCTATCCGACACGCACCTGGGGCTGGACCTCCCAGGCCGCCCGCGCGTGGAGCGGCGGCGGCGGGGCGACGACTTCTTCCGCAACTACGAGCTGGCGCTGGCGCCGGCCCTCGCCGGCGAGGCCGACGTGGTGGTGCACGGCGGCGACCTGCTGTACCGCAGCCGCGTGCCGGCCTGGCTCGTCCTGGCGGCGCTGGAGCCGCTCAAGCGCGTGGCGGCGCGCGGAGTGCCCGTCCTCCTGGTGCCGGGCAACCACGAGCGGTCGCGCATCCCCTACCCGTTGCTGGCCGCGCACGAGGGCCTGCACGTGTTCGATCGGCCGCGCACCGTGGTGCTCGAGGCGAGGGGCCTGCGAGTCGCCTTCGCGGGCTTTCCCTACGCGCACGACATCCGCCGGCGGTTTGCGGAAGTGCTTGCCGAGGCGCGCCGCGAGGCCCCTGCGGCCGATGCGAGCGTGCTGTGCCTCCACCACTGCATCGAGGGAGCGACCTGCGGTCCGGGGGATTTCACCTTTCGTGGCGGTTCCGACGTGATCCGTACGGGCGACCTGCCACGCGATGTCGCGGTCGTGCTCAGCGGGCACATCCATCGCCACCAGGTCCTGCGGCCGAAAGGTGGGCCGCCGATCGTGTATGCCGGTTCGATCGAGCGCACGTCGTTTGCCGAGGCGCCCGAGACGAAGGGCTACGTCGCCCTGGTGCTGGGCCGGGCCGGGCTCGTTTCCTGGGAGTTCAGGCCCCTGCCCGCCCGGCCGATGGTCGCGTGCACGCTTTCCTTCGGGGCCGGAGGTCCGGCCGAGGTCCATGCCGGCCTGGCGGCGGCCATTGCGGCGACCCCGGAGGATGCGGTCGTGCAGTTGCGAGTCGCGGGGCCGATTCCCCCCGGTCTCACCGCCGAGGCGGTCCGGGCGGCGGCCGGGACGCGCACCGTGATGCTGGCGGTCAGGGGGGCCGAATCAGGCTCCGGCGGCCGGGGCAGTTCAGGCTTCGGCGGCCGGGTCGGCCTGACGGCGCGCGAGCACCCACCGCAGCGCCGGCGGGGTGATCAAGGTGGTCAGCACCACCATGAGCACGATCGCGGCAAACGTGCCGCCATCCAGCAGGGGCCGCCCGTCCACCACGAGTTGCGCGCCCACTCCCGCGAAGACGAGGCCCACCTCGCCCCGCGGGACCATCCCGATGCCCACGCCCAGACGGCTCACGCCCCTCTCGAGCACCCCCAGCCCGGCGACTGCCTTGCCGGCGACCGCCACGAGGGTGAGGAGCAGGGCGACGCCCAGCACCTCGGGGCGGAGCAGGGCGCCCAGATCGGTCTTCATGCCCATCAGCACGAAGAAGAGCGGCCCCAGCACGGTGGCGATCGGCCGGACCTGCTCTTCCAGCGTATGGCGCCGCCCCCCCTCCTCGTACTCGGTGTCCACCAGAATGAGGCCGGCGGCGAAGGCGCCCACGATGGGCGCGAGGCCGATGAAGTGGGCGATCCAGGCCATGAGGAAGCAGAATGCCAGACAGAGGGTCAGGAGCAGGCCCTCCATCCGCAGCCGGGACGCGAAGGCGTAGAGCCACGGCGACATGTGCAGGCCGAGCACGACCGCTCCCGCCAGGAAGAGAAATGCCTTGAGCAGGACCCAGCCGAGGGCCGCCATGTCGAGTCCGCCGGCGGCGCCGATCGCGGTCGAGGAGGCGCCGGCGGCGGTCGAGGAGGCGCCGGTCGCGGCCGAGGCGGCGCCCACCACCACGGCGAGCACGACCAGGCCCAAGACGTCGTCCAGGACGGCGGCGCCCAGCACGACCCGGGCCTCTTTCGAGGCGGACAGGTCCAGGTCCTTGAGCACCCGCGCCGTGATGCCGATGCTCGTCGCGCACAGCGTCGCCCCGAGAAAGGCGTGGAACAGGGTGCCGTGCTGCGGCAACAGCAAGACGCCCAGCCCCCAACCGAGTCCGAAGGGCGCCGCCACGCCCAGGAAGGCGACCAGAGCGGCCGAAGCGCCCACCTGGAGCATCTGGCGGACGGTCGACTCGATGCCCACCTCGAAGAGAAGCACGAGCACGCCGAGGCCGGCCACGAGGGCCAGCCACTGGTCGCCCTTGATGGCGTCGAATAGCCCGAGACCGGTGAAAGCGAGGTTGCCCAGCAAGACGCCGACGACGAGTTCGCCCAGGACCGGGGGCTGCCCGAGGCGCCTGGCGACGTAGCCCCCCAGCCGCGCGGCGGCCAGGACGATCGCCAGGTGCAGCGCCAGATCGCCCACCGGATCCGCGTGGCCGGCCGCCAGCAGGGGTAGCGTCATGAGGCCGGGTCGCCGGCCGGGTGAGCGTGGCCGGCCGCCAGCAGGGGTAGCGTCATGAGGCCGGGTCGCCGGCCGGGTAACCGTGGCCGGCCGCCAGCAGGGTCATCGGCCGACGCCCTCGCTCACCTGGAGCCGGCTACCGATCGGTGGCCGCGGCGCGCACCCCGTCGGTCTCGCTGCGGCGTTCCAGGGCGTGCTTGACGGCCTCGTAGACGACCGGCACGAACGTCACGCCGACGATTCCCAGGATGACCAGCGAGAAGTTCTTCTCGACGATCGGCAGGTTGCCGAAGAAGTAGCCCAGGAGCGTGAAGCCGAAGATCCATGCCGTCCCGCCGATGACCGAGTAGAGCAGGAACCATCCCTGGCTCATCCGCCCGACGCCGGCGACGAAGGGGGCGAAGGTGCGAAAGATGGGCAGGAAGCGCGCCAGGATGATGGTCTTGCCGCCATGCTTCTCGAAGAACTGGTGGGTCTTCTCGAGGTGCGCCTGGTTGACGAAGCGCAACCGCGTGGCGTTTGGCCCGACCCAGCGGCCGATCTGGAAGTTGACGACGTTGCCCACGATGGCTGCAACCTCCAGCAGGACCAGCAGCAGCCAGAGATCCAGCGCACCGGTCGCGGCGATCGCGCCGACCGCGAAGAGCAGCGAGTCTCCCGGCAGGAAGGGCGTCACGACCAGGCCGACCTCGGCGAAGATGATCGCGGTGAGGATGCCGTAGGTCAGGACCCCGTAGGTCGAGACGAGCTCGGTCAGGTGCTCGTCCAGGTGGACGAAGAGGTCGATGAAGCTTGTCAGCAGTTCCACCGGGACATCATAACCCGGAGGCCCGCGCGCGGCCATTGGCGGGCGCTCCGGGGTGAAAGTCCGCCGCCGTCTGGGCAAGCAAGGGCTCCCCGGCCTCGCGGCCCGCTACCTGAGAGTTCTCTAAGTTTCTGGCCCGATCCGGGGCGTGCGCCCATCATGGGGGCATGGGAGCCGAAAGATGAGCGACGGCACGACGCCTGCCGGGCCGAAGATCCTGATCATCGAAGACGATCGGGAGATCAGCGGCATCATGGCCATGGAACTCGGCTTCGAGGGCTATGCGGTCAGCGTCGAGGCGGACGGGTTCGCGGGCCTGGCCGCGGCGGCGCGCCTGGGCCCCGACCTGGTCATTCTCGATTGCATGCTGCCCGGCCTGGACGGCGTGGAGGTCTGCCAGCGGCTGCGATCGGTCTCGGACGTTCCCATCGTGATGCTTACGGCCCGCGGGCGGGTCGCGGATCGGGTGCGCGGCCTCGACTCGGGGGCGGACGACTACGTCGTCAAGCCGTTCGACCTCGAAGAACTGCTGGCGCGGATTCGCGCCCAGTTGCGCAAGCACACGGCAAAGCCCGTGGCCATGAAGGTCGGGGACCTGGAGATGGACCAGGTCGCGCGGGAAGTGCGGCGCGGTTCCATGCCCATCCACCTCTCGGTCAAGGAATGGGACCTGCTGGCGTTCCTGATGCGCAATACCCGGCAAGTTTTGTCGCGGGAGCGCATCCTCCAGGAAGTCTGGAACTACGATTTCGGCGGCGACAGCAACATCCTCGACGTGTACGTGCGGTATCTCCGGCAGAAGATCGAGGCGCCCGGCAAACCGAAGCTGCTGCACACGGTGCGGGGTGTCGGCTATGTTCTTCGCGAGGAGTGAAGAGCCGGTCCCGGTCCGGGTCAGGCTGACTTTCGGGTTCGTCCTGGCCTTCGGGGCGCTCCTGGTATGCCTGGAGTTCCTGGACGAGCGAGCGTTGAAACTGCTCCAGGAGCGGGCGGTGCAGGAAGATCTCGCCGAGAAGGTCGAGGAGGTCAAGGACTCGATCCAGTCGGTCTCCGAGGCGCAATCCGTCCCCGCGGAATTGAGCGAGGACGGCTCCTTCGTGGAGGTCGTGGGCCCCGACGGGCACATCGTGTCGCGGTCGGATACGCTGGGCGACGCCTACATCCCGGGGACCAGGACCCAGCGCATCGTCCCGCCCAGGGGCGCCGAGAGGCTCGCCGACCCGGTCGCCACGGCCGACGCGCAGCTGTCGGTTCCCGGCGGCAAGAAGTACCGCGCCGTCGTGGGCGTGCCGGTGGAGGCCATCGAGGAGGCCCGGGCGCAGAAGCGGGTGTCCGGGATCGTCGCGGTGGGCCTCGGGCTGCTCCTGACGGGGCTCATCGGCTACGCATTCTCGGGCATCGCGCTCCGGCCCGTGGAGCGGCTGCGGCGGCAGGTCGAGGCCATAGAGGCCGAGGACGTGCGGCGGCGCATCGACCTGGGCCGGCTGCCGCCCGACGAAATCGGGCGCCTCGCGCGAACCTTCAACGAGCTGCTGGATCGGGTGGCCGTCTCCCGCGAGAAGCAGCAGCGCTTCATCGAGGACGCCTCCCACGACCTGCGCTCGCCCATCACGGTCATCGCCGGGCAGTCGCAGTTGCTGCTCAAGCGCCACAGGCAGGATCCCGCGCTGCTGGAGCCCGGCCTGCGAGGGATCCTCCGCGAGGCCGAACGGCTGCGCCGCCTGGTGGACGATCTGCTGGCGATCGCCCAGACCGCGCCCCTGGATTCCCCCGGGGAGGAGGCCGACGTGGCGGCCATCGCGGCGGAGATGGTCGCCTCGCGCCGGCACGTGCACCCGCAGGTGCGGCTGGGAGCCCTGGAACCCGGGCCCGTCAAGGCGGATCCGGACCACATCCGGCGGATCCTGGCAAACCTCCTCGACAACGCGACCCGCGCCGTGGCGGCCGACGGCACCGTGGAGGTGGCGGTGGGCCGGCACGACGGGATCGTGCGCCTGACGGTACGCGACGACGGCGTGGGTATCCCGGCCGAGGACGTGCCCAGGGTGTTCGACCGCTTCTACCGCGTGGCCACCGTCCGCGACCGCGAGGGGAGCGGCCTGGGCCTGTCGGTGGTGCAATCGCTGGCGAGCCTGCACGGGGGCAGCGTCAGCCTGACCAGCGTCCAGGGGGCGGGCACCGAGGTGCGGGTGGACCTGCCGGTGGCGGGGGAGACCTGGCGCGGCGACGCCTGACTCAACCCGGAGCGCGGAAGGGCGGCCCGCAATGCATGCGGGCCGCCCCTGACCGAACGCGGGGGAACGTGGGGATCAGGACCGGGAACGCGCCGCCCTGGCCTTCCTGGCCGCCTTCTTCATGTGCTTGCGGTGCGTGCGGACCTTCTTGCTCTTCTTGGCGGCTACCTTGTGACCGTGACTCGCCGCGATCTGGAACGTCTGCGGCGCCGGGGCGGCCGCCTCCGCGCGGGCGGCCGTACAGAGCGGCGCAGATACCAGAACGGCGGCGGCGAGTCCAGGTGCGAACACCTGCTTCATTAGGATGCTCCTACAGAAAAGACCAAACCGGAGCAATCATGCGCTGCCGGCGATGAGAAAGGCCTGAGCGCAAGCTTAGAGTTCTCGGTAGGCGATCGAGCAATCCAGCACTTCACCGACGCACGGTAGCCACGATCGGGCGAGTGCGGTCGCGAAGTCTGGCGAAACGCGCTTCTCACGAAACTCTAGGCGAGAGTTCTCCTTATCATAACCAAACGTTATCCGGGTGTTCATGGCCGTTTACCGATAAGACTTCCATGCTACGCCCCCGCTTGCCTGCCGCGCTCCGGCGCGTGCTTCTCGGCCTCGCCGCCGGGATGCTGGTCCCGGCCTGCGGCGCGCAGGCCCCGGCGCCTCTTGGCGCCCGCCTCGCGAACTCCGAGGCCGATCCCTTCGGGGCGCAGAACTCCGGCGCGGCGATCGAGGCGTTCTTCAACAAGACGTACGGCGAGACGATCGCCGCCAACGAACCGGCCGCGCGGGACAGCGCGATCAACACCGACAAGGGCTTGCTCGCGCTGATCCGCTCGGCGCGCAAGAGCCTCGACGGCGCGTTCTACGACATCAACGATCCGGGCGTCGTGGCCGCCATGATCGAGGCGGCGCGGCGCGGCGTCGCCGTCCGCCTGGTGACCGACACCGACAACATGGCCGAGAAGGACGACCCGACCAGGCCCAGGCAAGCCATCCTCGACCTCCAGGCCGCCGGCGTCGCCGTGCGCGACGACCGCCGCAGCGCGATCATGCACCACAAGTTCCTGATCGTGGACCGGAAAGCCGTGTGGATGGGGTCGACGAACCTCACGACCAGCAGCCTCTACCATCACAACAACAACGCCCTGATCCTGCGGTCCGGCGGGATCGCCGACCAGTACGGCAAGGAGTTCTCCCGCCTGTTCGAGCAGGGCTCCTTCGGGCCCCTCACCGGCATGTTCGACGGACTGGTGCGGCCGACCTTCAAGATGGGCGGCGCGTCCGTGCAGGTCTACTTCTCGCCCAAGGGCGGCGGCAAGGCCGCCGTGGCCGACGAGTTGCGGCGATCGCGCAAGAGCATCCGCTTCCTGACGTTCTCGCTGACCGACCGGGAAGTGGGCGACATCCTGGTCGCCAAGCGACGGGCGGGCGTCGAGGTGACCGGCGTCTTCGACCGGTGGCTGGCCGCCGGGCCCTACTCGCTCTTCCTGCCCTTCAAGGCCGAGGTCCAGAGCGTGTACAAGGACGGCAACGAGGCCCTCATGCACCACAAGGTCTTCATCATCGACGGGACCACGGTGATCACCGGGTCGTTCAACTACTCGCAGAACGCCGAGAGCGCCAACAACGAGAGCTTCGTGATCGCCCGGCGCTCGCGCGGCCTGGCCGATGCGTTCGAGGAAGAATTCCAGCGGGTCCTGAACGCGGCCCTGGTCAACAAGCCCCCGGCCGCCAAGCCGCGGGACTCCGAGCAGGAAGTGCCGGAAGTACCTAAGATCTGACCGGTGCGCCCTTGCCCCTGGGCGGCGCGGGGGTAGCCGGCCGGGCGGTGGGCGCCGGCGTGCTCCGGGCCGGCGGGGCGACCGTCGGAAGCGGCGGGGGAGGCGGCACGGGAGTCGCCACCTGGGCGGGCCGCGGCTCGGCCTGCTGCGCCGGCGGGGCGGGTTCTTCCCTGACCTGCTGGAACAGGGAACAACCGGCCGGCAGGGTCATGGTTGCCACGATCCATGCGCGGGCGAGGACACCACGGGCCGCCAAGGTTTTCTCCTTCTTTCACCGAGAGGGGTCGAAGGACCTCTTACCCGTGCTTATGCGACGGATAAGCAAAATGAGTAAACTCTCAGGTGGCTACTTACGGCGCACCCGCCGGATCTCCTCGTCCACGAGTTGCTTTAGCGGCTCGTAGCCGAACGTCGGCAGGGGCCGGCCGTTGACGAAGTACTCGGGGGTCTTTGTGACGCCCAGCGTGCGTGCGTCCGCGAGATCCTGGGCGATCAGCCGGGCGATCGCCGGGTCCTTGGCGTCGGCCCGCACCTTGGCAAGGTCGAGGCCCAGGCCCTCCAGGGGTTTCCAGGCCAGATCGACCTGTGCGACGTGATGGATGGCCCAGGCGGACTGGTTGAAGAGCAGGGCCTCCATGGCCTGCCAGTACTTGCCCTGCTTGCGTGTAGCCTCCAGCACCGCGACCACGGCGTCGGCGCCCTGGTGGAACGGCGCGTAGCGCATGACCAGGCGCAGCTCGTCCGGATGGGCGGCAAGCATGTCCTTGACCAGCGGGTAGAAGTGCCGGCAGGTCTCGCAGGCCGGATCGATGAACTCGACGATGGTCACCGGCGCGTCGGTCCGGCCCAGCACGGGCGAGTGGTCGCGCAGCAGCACGGTGCGATTCTTCTCGGCCAGCGCCGCGCTGGTGTCAGTTTCCTGGGCGCGATACATGATGGCGCCGACGATGAAGGCGAGCAGCAGGCCCACCGCGGCGAGGATGAAGGCGGTCTTTTGTTTCATGGTCTGGAACTCCGGAGGTGGGCGGCGATCAGCAAGGCGCCGATCAGCGTGAACGCGACGAGCGACAGCAACGGGATGGTCACGAAGCCGAACCAGGTGGCGACCGTCTCCGAGCAGGGCACGCCCTGGCTGCACGGCTTGATCCGCTCGGGGATCCAGCCGGCGACCAGCGCCTGCTGGAACGCGGCGATCAGCCAGCCGCCGGCCGCCAGGGGCGAGGCGTAGCGGATCACGCCCCGATCGAAGGGGAACATCCCGAACGGCAGGATCAGCGTCAGGGGAAACATGAAGATGCGCTGGTACCAGCAGAGATCGCACGGCGGCAGCTTCATGACCAGGCTGAAGAAAAGCGCCCCGAGCGTGCCCGCGGCGGCGATCAGCCAGGCGCCGAACACCAGCGCCCAGCCTGCCCGCTCGCCGGCGGCAAGGGCCGAGGTCTCGGTGGAGCTGGTCATGGGCTGGTGCGTTTCCTCGGCTCTCGGCGGCGACTCGGGTAGGATTCTACGATACTAGCAGGTTTAGTAGGCCAGCCATCAGCGGAAACCCGCGCCAGACGCCCTTGCGGCGCCGGCCTGACTCCCTTCGCTTGCGGCGCGTCCCGGCGGGTAAGTGAGATCTCGGGGACCCGGCGCCCGCGGACACCGGCCGGGCCGGGCGCCCCGAAGGGGGGACGAGCGATGGGCGACGTGAAGCTGACCGATCAGGGCGTCGAAGCGGCTCGCCGCAAGGGCCTCGACCTGGGCAAGCTGAGCAAGGCCGGCCGCGAGGCGCTGGATGCCGACGGCGACGGCGCGATCTCGGCCGGCGAGGCCGACGCGGCGGCGCGCATCGCCGACAGCGACGGCTCGGGCTGGGTGGGAGCCGAGGAGGCCGAGCGGTTCCTGCGCGGCTACGACCCCGCCACGCCGGCGCGGACAGAATTGCAGCAATTCGATCTCTCGCGCAACGGCACTGCCGAGCACGCGCGCGGGGTCGCCCGGGAGGCCGCCAAGGCCGAACAGGAGGCCAAGGCTGCGCTGGAGGCGGCCGCGGCCGCCCTGGGCGGCGCCGTCCCGCCAGAGGCCGGAGCCGAGGAGTTGCGCAAGCGACTCGGGAGCTTGCGCCATCCTGACGGCCTCGAGCTGCGACTCGGGCCGCTGCGGGCGGCCGAGGCCAGGATCGTCGCCGAACGGGACGCCCTCGCGGCGGACCTGGCCGGGATCGACGAGCGGATGCGGGCGATCGACGCCGAAGTCTCCCGGCTGGGCAATCGCGAGTTCTTGCTGAAACGAACCAAGAGCCTGGCCGACTGGATCGCCAAGGCCGAGGCCGACCAGGCCGCCGCCGAGCGGGCCGGCAAACCGCGCAGCGCCTCGCTCGACGAGATGCTGGCGCGCGATCGCGCCGTCGTCGCGAAGGACCGGGAGGTGCTGGCCAGGATGGACGCCGAACTCGGCAAGAAGAGCGCGCTCGCCTACGACCGGAAGGGCGCCGCCCGCAAGCACGCCGGCGCCGAGAAGCGCCTGGCCGCGAAGCGGGACGAACTCGCCCCGCTGGAAGCCGAGAAGCGCGATCTCGCCACGCTGCGCTCCGGGCTCGAGCGGCAACTGGCCTACGCCGAGGCCAAGGAGGCCCTCGCCGTGGCCCAGGCGCGCGCCAGGGCGGCCGAGCGCATGGCGCGGAGCCGCGTGGCCGCCGAGGACGCGGAATTGGCCGAGCGAAGCGGCGCGGCGCGGGAAGCCGTCCGCGCTGCCGAGGCCGGCATCCCGGGCCTGGAGGCCAGGGCCCTGGAAGTCGCCCAGCGCATGGGGCGCCCCGCGTTCATCAGGCGGGAAGTCGCCGAGGGCCGCCTGGACGCCGACCACGTGGCGCTGGATCGCATCGAGGAGGAGCTCGCGACCTACCGCGAGATCCTGCAAGGCCTGGAGGCGCGCGTGGTCGAGCACGTGGCGCCGATCAAGGCGATGCTGGGCGATCGAGCTTTCCAGGAGACGCTCAAGCGGATGCCGGACGGAGACCGCGCCGAACTGCTCGGATCCATGGTCGCCGTGTTGCTCAAGACGCCGGAAGGGCGGGCATTCGCGTCCTACCACCTCGAGCCCGCGCTGCGCGGGGAACGCGACGCTTTCGAGCCCGCATGGGCCGAGTTGCTCGGGGGGAAGGCGGGCGACGCCACCGGCATCCGCACGCGCCTGCGGGTCCTGGAGGAACTGGCGCCGCTGCTGGTACCGCGCGAGGACGGCGCCGAGCAGTTCGGCGCCGTCCTCGCCAGGAGCCTGGGCATCACGCCCGCGAAGCTGGAGGCCGCCACGCGCGCGGCGGCGCTCCGGCAGGAGGGGCGCCACCAGGAAGCCGACGCCCTCCTGGACCGGGAAGGGCTGTCGCATCTCAAGACCTGCATCCAGTGCGTCAAGAAGCCCATCGAGACGTTCCGCGTGCTCGCCATGGCGCGTCACGTGCTCAAGGCTCCGGAAGTCATGCAGGCCGCCCGGACGGGGGCGGTGGCCCTCAAGGCCGCGGTGGGCAAGGCGGTCGTCGCGGCCGAGGCCGGCCTGCCGGCCTGGCTCAAGGCGGCCGGGAAGCCCCTGGCGGTTGCCGATGTCGCCCTCGGGTTCCTCACGCTCTACGGCATCGATCGCCCCCACGATCGCGGCGACGTCGGGTCCACGGTCGGGCATTCGGTGAGCATCCTGGGCAGTTCCCTGGCGGCGGCGGCGGCCTTCGGCCTGGTCACCGGGCCGGTCGGCATCGCGGGGATCCTGATCGGTCTGGCCGGCATCGGCATCGGCGCGCTGTTCGGCGACAGCGCCACCGAGAAGTGGCTCGAGCAGAACGGCTTCTCGGAGTACATGCGCTGAACGGCCCGTGCCGCGCCGGCGTGGCGGCCCGGGCACCGGCGAGTTACCCCGGATCGTAAGGCTGGGGCGCGCCGTCGAAGTACGCGGCGAATGCCGCGGGCACGGCGGCCGGCGAGCATTCCTGGAGCTCGGCGGCCAGATCGCGGCCGTTGAGCGTGAGCCAGAACAGCACCGGCCGGCCGGCCAGGCCCAGATCCCGGGCGGTGGCCGCCATGCCGGCCACCGCCTTGGCCGTGTACGTGCCGTCGAGGCACAATCCTTCCAGGTCGGCGGCGGCCCGGACCAGGTCCCGCCCTTCCGGCGTGAAGCGCGCGTAGCCGGCGCCGGCGTGGCCGAGGGCCACATGGACCCTCCCGCGGCGCGGTACCTCGGACAGCGCCCCTTCGTGGACCAGCAGCCGGGCGGTCGCGTCATGCAGGCGGGCGATCGCCTGGCGCCAGGGCAGAGCCCGGGTCATCACCGGAACGCCGACCACCGGCACATCCAGGCCCGCCAGCGCGAAACCGAGCAGCAAGCCGGCCTGAGTGCCCATCGAACCCGTGGCCACGAAGACCGCTGCCGGCATGGGGAGCAGGCCCGCGGCGATCTGCTCGGCCAGTTCCAGCGCCGCGTCCGCGTAGCCGAGGGTCCCGACGGGCGAGGAGCCGCCGAGCGGCATGGAATAGCAGCGGGGCAAGGTCGCCGCGAGCCAGGCCCGGCGCGCGAGCAACTCGGCCTTGCCGCGGCAGCGGACCTGGCGGGCTCCCCAGCGGGCGCCCAGCAGCAGGTTGCGGCGCACGTACGCCGCGTTGGGCTGATCCGCCAGGAGCGCGACGGTGTCGAGGCCCAGCCGTCCGGCATAACAGGCCGTGGCGGCGACGAAG encodes:
- a CDS encoding cation:proton antiporter: MTLPLLAAGHADPVGDLALHLAIVLAAARLGGYVARRLGQPPVLGELVVGVLLGNLAFTGLGLFDAIKGDQWLALVAGLGVLVLLFEVGIESTVRQMLQVGASAALVAFLGVAAPFGLGWGLGVLLLPQHGTLFHAFLGATLCATSIGITARVLKDLDLSASKEARVVLGAAVLDDVLGLVVLAVVVGAASAATGASSTAAGASSTAIGAAGGLDMAALGWVLLKAFLFLAGAVVLGLHMSPWLYAFASRLRMEGLLLTLCLAFCFLMAWIAHFIGLAPIVGAFAAGLILVDTEYEEGGRRHTLEEQVRPIATVLGPLFFVLMGMKTDLGALLRPEVLGVALLLTLVAVAGKAVAGLGVLERGVSRLGVGIGMVPRGEVGLVFAGVGAQLVVDGRPLLDGGTFAAIVLMVVLTTLITPPALRWVLARRQADPAAEA
- a CDS encoding VTT domain-containing protein gives rise to the protein MELLTSFIDLFVHLDEHLTELVSTYGVLTYGILTAIIFAEVGLVVTPFLPGDSLLFAVGAIAATGALDLWLLLVLLEVAAIVGNVVNFQIGRWVGPNATRLRFVNQAHLEKTHQFFEKHGGKTIILARFLPIFRTFAPFVAGVGRMSQGWFLLYSVIGGTAWIFGFTLLGYFFGNLPIVEKNFSLVILGIVGVTFVPVVYEAVKHALERRSETDGVRAAATDR
- a CDS encoding response regulator transcription factor; the protein is MSDGTTPAGPKILIIEDDREISGIMAMELGFEGYAVSVEADGFAGLAAAARLGPDLVILDCMLPGLDGVEVCQRLRSVSDVPIVMLTARGRVADRVRGLDSGADDYVVKPFDLEELLARIRAQLRKHTAKPVAMKVGDLEMDQVAREVRRGSMPIHLSVKEWDLLAFLMRNTRQVLSRERILQEVWNYDFGGDSNILDVYVRYLRQKIEAPGKPKLLHTVRGVGYVLREE
- a CDS encoding HAMP domain-containing protein, with the protein product MFFARSEEPVPVRVRLTFGFVLAFGALLVCLEFLDERALKLLQERAVQEDLAEKVEEVKDSIQSVSEAQSVPAELSEDGSFVEVVGPDGHIVSRSDTLGDAYIPGTRTQRIVPPRGAERLADPVATADAQLSVPGGKKYRAVVGVPVEAIEEARAQKRVSGIVAVGLGLLLTGLIGYAFSGIALRPVERLRRQVEAIEAEDVRRRIDLGRLPPDEIGRLARTFNELLDRVAVSREKQQRFIEDASHDLRSPITVIAGQSQLLLKRHRQDPALLEPGLRGILREAERLRRLVDDLLAIAQTAPLDSPGEEADVAAIAAEMVASRRHVHPQVRLGALEPGPVKADPDHIRRILANLLDNATRAVAADGTVEVAVGRHDGIVRLTVRDDGVGIPAEDVPRVFDRFYRVATVRDREGSGLGLSVVQSLASLHGGSVSLTSVQGAGTEVRVDLPVAGETWRGDA
- a CDS encoding DUF1669 domain-containing protein, producing MLRPRLPAALRRVLLGLAAGMLVPACGAQAPAPLGARLANSEADPFGAQNSGAAIEAFFNKTYGETIAANEPAARDSAINTDKGLLALIRSARKSLDGAFYDINDPGVVAAMIEAARRGVAVRLVTDTDNMAEKDDPTRPRQAILDLQAAGVAVRDDRRSAIMHHKFLIVDRKAVWMGSTNLTTSSLYHHNNNALILRSGGIADQYGKEFSRLFEQGSFGPLTGMFDGLVRPTFKMGGASVQVYFSPKGGGKAAVADELRRSRKSIRFLTFSLTDREVGDILVAKRRAGVEVTGVFDRWLAAGPYSLFLPFKAEVQSVYKDGNEALMHHKVFIIDGTTVITGSFNYSQNAESANNESFVIARRSRGLADAFEEEFQRVLNAALVNKPPAAKPRDSEQEVPEVPKI
- a CDS encoding thioredoxin domain-containing protein; amino-acid sequence: MKQKTAFILAAVGLLLAFIVGAIMYRAQETDTSAALAEKNRTVLLRDHSPVLGRTDAPVTIVEFIDPACETCRHFYPLVKDMLAAHPDELRLVMRYAPFHQGADAVVAVLEATRKQGKYWQAMEALLFNQSAWAIHHVAQVDLAWKPLEGLGLDLAKVRADAKDPAIARLIAQDLADARTLGVTKTPEYFVNGRPLPTFGYEPLKQLVDEEIRRVRRK
- a CDS encoding disulfide bond formation protein B, whose product is MTSSTETSALAAGERAGWALVFGAWLIAAAGTLGALFFSLVMKLPPCDLCWYQRIFMFPLTLILPFGMFPFDRGVIRYASPLAAGGWLIAAFQQALVAGWIPERIKPCSQGVPCSETVATWFGFVTIPLLSLVAFTLIGALLIAAHLRSSRP
- a CDS encoding pyridoxal-phosphate dependent enzyme, translating into MPDSPSAHDSPLLRRLPGLSRPRLPLAGPPTAVEPLPRLGAALGLADLWVKRDDLAGAPYGGNKVRKLEFLLADAKRRGAATLLAVGATGSNFVAATACYAGRLGLDTVALLADQPNAAYVRRNLLLGARWGARQVRCRGKAELLARRAWLAATLPRCYSMPLGGSSPVGTLGYADAALELAEQIAAGLLPMPAAVFVATGSMGTQAGLLLGFALAGLDVPVVGVPVMTRALPWRQAIARLHDATARLLVHEGALSEVPRRGRVHVALGHAGAGYARFTPEGRDLVRAAADLEGLCLDGTYTAKAVAGMAATARDLGLAGRPVLFWLTLNGRDLAAELQECSPAAVPAAFAAYFDGAPQPYDPG